The following is a genomic window from Candidatus Hydrogenedentota bacterium.
GAATTCATGCGCAATTCCATCATTGACTACGCTGTCCCGAAATCACGGCTGGATGCCGCGCGCGCGCGGGATGCGAAGTTTAAGTCTGGAAGCGCAGTTGCTGCGCTACACCACGAGGCAATTGGTACATTTACGGATCTTGCCAATACCGGAGAGGGTGGAGAGATGCTGCTGTTCCTCCTTGCCGAACGCTTCCTCAAAGTGCCTCAAGTGCTATGTAAAATGGACCTGAAGACCGACTCTCACATGCATTACCATGGTGCTGACGGCGTCTACGCTTCTGTAAATAAAGATGGCTTGCTAAAACTTTTCTGGGGTGAATCGAAGGTTTACGGTGACCCAACTGCGGCCATAAGAGATTGCCTTGCGTCACTTGCCCCGTTCCTCGTGGAGATTGACCACGAAGGCGCTGATCGCGAGCGCGACCTCATGCTCCTCAACGACAAAGCCGACCTGAGCGACCCAGGGCTTACAGCGGCATTCCGGAAGTATTTCGACCGGACATCACCGCTATCGAACAGGGTCGAATATTGCGGCATCGCGCTTATTGCATTTGATGCGGATTTCTATCCGAAAGATGATGCCAAGTGCAGTGCGAAGGACATTCTTGAAGCGGCGAGTGATGAATTGGAGAAGTGGGCGAAGAATATAAAGAACAGGCTCTCGGTAGAGAAGCTCGACAAGTTCGATATTCAGCTCTTCTGCGTACCTTTACCTTCCGTAGATGGGTTTCGCGCGTCGTTCCTTAAAGCATTGGGTATCGGAAAATGAAGGATACCGAACTCTTTGATTGGTTGACGGGTGAGGCGCTTCGCGATGATATCGTCAAGCTGGTTCAGATTACGGTGGCGACCGAGATAACAAATCTGGACGAAGGTAAAAAGTTCACCGACCCCGAAAATAGCTTTGATTGGCCACTTCTACTCCTGGCCGGAAGCCTTCTGGCGAAATCAGTTGAGCGGGCGCATCAGGAGGCGGCTTTACGGATCGCTACCGCTGCGCTCACGCTCGAAACGTCACCTAAAGTGCGGGATGCGGGGGCTGTCATTCTTGAAAAGCTGTCCAACCACCGATCCGTGGAGCTTGCAATACAGCGAGACCGGATCG
Proteins encoded in this region:
- a CDS encoding DUF1837 domain-containing protein yields the protein MVSGDPEELDVHLQLVQRDVSLKDCVARLHCHCLTVDGNGRIKPERLAEFMRNSIIDYAVPKSRLDAARARDAKFKSGSAVAALHHEAIGTFTDLANTGEGGEMLLFLLAERFLKVPQVLCKMDLKTDSHMHYHGADGVYASVNKDGLLKLFWGESKVYGDPTAAIRDCLASLAPFLVEIDHEGADRERDLMLLNDKADLSDPGLTAAFRKYFDRTSPLSNRVEYCGIALIAFDADFYPKDDAKCSAKDILEAASDELEKWAKNIKNRLSVEKLDKFDIQLFCVPLPSVDGFRASFLKALGIGK